From Chlamydiifrater volucris, one genomic window encodes:
- a CDS encoding aminotransferase class V-fold PLP-dependent enzyme, whose product MLHKSESLEPVIWLNNEVAKPPSEKTRQLATSLPDVFSLEEGLSVQELLEKSEKSVRSLVPAAKESFHFSYIVPTSQGLTGIVSSLLLHSQLFQGRSHFLVPSHDQQTLITSICRRHIEGASYDWIIPNKMGIITEESFIDSLSPKTLMVSLSLANGLTGVIQPLNFIKNICKERNILLHLDISHALGKILLDKEVFEADIITFSGLPLGSSGAIGGCFFRHHLNKILSPIFPDSQTLLQNFPLGAVVSLANACKERSETLSSFALKTGSLNHQFCSTLSKELPEVQYLFKDASDRLPNVILAAFPDTPAEALAFLLQNSRICVAIGYENFQPLSQVLQSCGVPPLLCHSSIGFSLNETLSAADLVTIIKEIKKNIAHLKTITKGAL is encoded by the coding sequence ATGCTTCACAAAAGCGAATCTTTAGAGCCCGTAATATGGTTAAACAATGAGGTAGCAAAACCTCCTTCGGAGAAGACGAGACAGTTAGCCACTTCCCTGCCGGATGTTTTTTCTTTAGAAGAGGGCTTGTCCGTTCAGGAGTTACTGGAAAAAAGCGAAAAAAGTGTTCGCTCTTTAGTGCCAGCAGCCAAAGAGAGCTTTCATTTTAGTTACATAGTACCGACCTCTCAAGGTCTGACCGGTATTGTTTCATCTTTGCTCTTACACTCACAATTATTTCAGGGACGATCGCATTTTCTTGTCCCTTCACATGATCAACAAACCTTAATCACCTCCATTTGTCGTAGACATATTGAAGGAGCCTCCTATGATTGGATCATCCCCAATAAAATGGGAATTATCACCGAAGAATCTTTCATCGATTCCTTGTCTCCTAAAACATTAATGGTTTCCCTGTCTTTAGCTAACGGTCTAACAGGTGTTATACAACCCTTAAACTTTATTAAAAACATCTGCAAGGAACGCAATATCCTCTTACACCTAGACATTTCTCATGCATTAGGCAAAATCCTGCTAGACAAAGAGGTTTTTGAGGCAGACATCATTACCTTTTCTGGACTACCTTTAGGATCTTCTGGAGCCATCGGGGGCTGTTTCTTCCGACATCATTTAAATAAAATCCTTTCTCCTATATTTCCTGACTCTCAAACACTGCTACAAAATTTCCCTCTAGGCGCTGTAGTATCTCTCGCGAATGCTTGCAAAGAACGATCAGAAACATTGAGTTCTTTTGCACTAAAAACTGGTTCTCTAAATCATCAATTTTGTTCCACTCTATCCAAAGAACTTCCTGAGGTACAGTACCTATTCAAAGATGCTTCCGATCGTCTCCCTAATGTTATTCTTGCAGCCTTCCCTGATACCCCTGCTGAAGCTCTAGCCTTTCTTTTACAAAATTCTCGAATTTGTGTTGCTATAGGCTACGAAAATTTTCAACCTCTTTCTCAGGTATTGCAAAGCTGCGGCGTGCCTCCTTTACTCTGTCATTCTTCGATAGGATTTTCTTTAAACGAGACGCTCTCAGCAGCTGACTTGGTAACTATCATTAAAGAAATCAAAAAAAATATTGCACATTTAAAAACTATCACAAAAGGTGCTCTTTAA
- a CDS encoding type III secretion protein ATPase (involved in type III protein export): protein MNHSLLYKEFTFLKSWTAIRKCGKVSCVKGPIVQASGLEGFIGEHCKIINKFSQEIHAQIIGFENNKALLIPFCETYYIHPEAEVIPSQSPIPKPDINFLLGRVIDAFGNPLDKGPPIPKQTSYYFKSKSRNCEKTPVKEIFPTGIKLIDSFLTLGKGQRIAIFSEPGQGKTSLLSSIANNSEADIYVTALVGERSREISEFLNDLTISSKRLRTVAVVASSSEPAATKILAANTAMEIAEHFCQQGLNVLFTMDSLSRYGAALQEVGLALGEAPSQHHYPASVFYQTAKFIERSGNSNKGSITALYSVLCYQNIPDVFVDYAKSLLDGHIVLSSYETSLASFPRINLLESLSRSFPLLATKNQQAKTQTILTLLKVYKENLDIIQLGAYTPGTNQDLDQALKLVPALKQFITQNKSQPIPYEVVIQNLMDLHW from the coding sequence ATGAACCATTCTCTTTTGTACAAAGAATTTACGTTCCTTAAATCTTGGACAGCTATTAGAAAATGTGGGAAAGTATCTTGTGTTAAGGGGCCCATCGTACAAGCGTCAGGTCTTGAAGGGTTTATTGGCGAGCATTGCAAAATTATTAATAAATTTTCTCAGGAGATTCATGCTCAAATTATTGGATTTGAAAACAATAAAGCACTGTTAATACCTTTCTGTGAAACTTATTATATACACCCTGAAGCAGAAGTTATTCCTTCTCAATCACCTATTCCAAAACCTGACATTAACTTTCTTCTAGGACGAGTGATAGATGCTTTTGGAAATCCCCTGGATAAGGGCCCCCCTATTCCCAAACAAACTTCGTACTATTTCAAGAGCAAGTCTCGAAATTGCGAAAAGACCCCTGTTAAAGAAATTTTTCCCACAGGTATTAAGCTGATAGATTCTTTCCTCACCTTGGGAAAAGGCCAACGCATAGCTATTTTTTCTGAGCCAGGCCAAGGAAAAACCTCTCTCCTCTCTTCCATCGCAAATAATTCAGAAGCTGATATCTATGTGACTGCTCTAGTAGGAGAACGAAGTAGAGAGATTAGTGAATTTCTAAATGATTTGACGATTTCATCCAAAAGGTTACGAACCGTAGCTGTCGTCGCTTCATCATCAGAACCTGCAGCAACGAAAATACTGGCAGCCAACACTGCCATGGAAATAGCTGAACATTTCTGTCAGCAAGGTCTAAACGTATTATTCACTATGGATTCTTTGTCTCGGTACGGCGCGGCCCTACAAGAAGTAGGCCTAGCTTTAGGAGAAGCCCCCTCCCAACATCACTATCCCGCATCTGTCTTCTACCAAACGGCAAAATTTATTGAAAGATCTGGCAATAGCAACAAAGGATCTATAACTGCTCTATACTCCGTATTATGTTACCAAAATATTCCCGATGTCTTTGTGGATTACGCAAAATCTCTCCTCGATGGCCATATCGTACTTTCTTCATACGAAACAAGTCTGGCCTCTTTCCCACGGATAAACTTGCTAGAAAGCCTATCTAGATCCTTTCCCCTGCTGGCGACTAAAAACCAACAAGCGAAAACACAAACCATCTTAACTCTGCTTAAAGTGTATAAAGAAAACCTCGACATCATCCAGTTAGGAGCTTACACGCCAGGGACAAACCAAGACCTCGATCAAGCCTTGAAATTGGTGCCCGCACTCAAACAATTTATTACACAAAACAAATCCCAACCCATCCCTTATGAAGTTGTTATTCAAAACCTGATGGATCTCCACTGGTGA
- a CDS encoding 2,3-bisphosphoglycerate-dependent phosphoglycerate mutase codes for MPAKLILLRHGKSVWNERNLFTGWVDVPLSPLGVEEALQAGTIIQGLPVDYIFTSKLIRSIMTALLAMTKHSSKKIPYIVHEENDLKERSDFNNSEEKSSMIPLITNNALNERHYGDLQGKNKKETAEQYGEEQVKLWRRSYDVPPPSGESLEDTAKRTIPYFLETIVPLLDAGKNILISAHGNSLRSIIMNIEKLSKEGVISLEVPTGNPIVYTRENQCFTKANL; via the coding sequence ATGCCCGCAAAACTAATCCTGCTACGTCATGGGAAATCTGTCTGGAATGAGAGAAATCTGTTTACAGGGTGGGTTGACGTCCCTTTGAGTCCTCTAGGTGTAGAAGAAGCCCTTCAAGCTGGCACTATTATCCAAGGGTTACCCGTAGATTACATTTTCACATCAAAACTGATACGCAGCATTATGACGGCGTTGTTAGCTATGACAAAGCATTCTTCTAAAAAAATTCCTTACATCGTTCACGAAGAAAACGATCTAAAGGAACGAAGTGATTTTAACAATTCTGAAGAAAAATCTTCTATGATTCCCCTCATCACAAATAACGCTCTCAACGAACGTCATTATGGTGATTTACAAGGCAAAAATAAGAAAGAAACGGCCGAGCAGTACGGGGAAGAACAGGTGAAACTGTGGAGGCGTAGCTATGATGTTCCACCTCCTTCGGGCGAAAGTTTGGAAGACACAGCGAAAAGAACTATTCCTTACTTCCTGGAGACAATAGTACCTCTTTTAGATGCTGGAAAAAACATTTTGATATCTGCACATGGTAATTCTTTAAGATCCATAATCATGAATATAGAAAAATTAAGCAAAGAAGGAGTAATCTCTTTGGAAGTCCCGACAGGGAACCCTATCGTGTACACAAGAGAAAACCAATGCTTCACAAAAGCGAATCTTTAG
- a CDS encoding CT620/CT621 family type III secretion system effector, with protein sequence MSNDFIRGTSAISRFPNMETMVNNIEHGLHSEVIGMVVDYSRLQHYVKNLNELVEALDGIQLSVEMDGKQEAKREFINNSAKLSSVAVISEENSKKKQRKEIQKAFEKHQQRLEDIRSITSPQSLTTASPIVTIPENSVITQMPFQSAFAYIVLDKYLPAQEEALYALSLELNLAGYAQALFNPVVETIKSFNSAPIFYNFGSYLAQTMNMANFKDGYDNVLEKYQQEKNCVATDLNSIENAREYLSAVKRKVIADTNLTAGQKTDINNICDGYLSSLEICSNQLKSLLVYLNGLGFVRGASEYEPSYVVIGQEFSAVQIQDLENAVVDGDVNIGTGEIKGGLLTVFNKIVSDVQSYGDLAQTQQLMLQLELTAMQQEWTLVAASLKLLNGMYKGLTASIKG encoded by the coding sequence ATGAGTAACGATTTTATCAGGGGTACATCCGCTATTTCACGTTTTCCAAATATGGAAACGATGGTTAACAATATTGAGCATGGTCTTCATTCTGAAGTTATTGGAATGGTAGTCGACTACAGCAGGCTCCAGCATTATGTTAAGAATCTTAATGAATTAGTAGAAGCTTTGGATGGTATTCAGCTTAGTGTGGAAATGGATGGTAAACAAGAAGCTAAAAGAGAGTTTATTAATAATTCTGCAAAATTATCTTCTGTAGCAGTGATTTCGGAAGAGAATTCCAAGAAGAAGCAGCGTAAGGAGATACAGAAAGCTTTTGAGAAGCATCAACAGCGTTTAGAAGATATTAGATCGATAACATCTCCCCAATCCCTTACGACAGCATCTCCAATAGTTACGATTCCAGAAAATTCAGTTATCACGCAGATGCCTTTTCAATCTGCTTTTGCATATATTGTGTTAGATAAATATCTTCCAGCGCAGGAAGAAGCTTTATATGCTTTAAGTTTGGAGCTAAATTTAGCGGGCTATGCTCAAGCCCTGTTTAATCCTGTAGTAGAAACCATTAAAAGTTTTAACTCAGCTCCAATTTTTTATAATTTTGGATCATATCTGGCCCAAACCATGAATATGGCTAACTTTAAGGACGGGTATGACAATGTATTAGAAAAATATCAGCAGGAAAAGAATTGTGTTGCGACGGATTTAAATTCCATTGAAAACGCCAGGGAGTATTTATCCGCAGTGAAGAGAAAAGTAATTGCAGACACAAATTTGACTGCAGGTCAAAAAACTGACATTAATAATATTTGTGATGGATATCTAAGCTCTCTAGAGATTTGCTCCAATCAATTGAAGTCGCTTTTGGTTTACCTTAATGGTCTAGGATTCGTTCGTGGGGCCAGTGAGTATGAGCCTTCCTATGTTGTGATTGGACAAGAATTTTCTGCTGTACAAATACAAGATTTAGAAAACGCTGTTGTTGATGGAGATGTCAATATTGGTACCGGGGAAATCAAAGGTGGACTACTAACAGTATTTAACAAAATTGTATCAGATGTCCAAAGTTACGGAGACCTAGCTCAAACTCAACAACTAATGTTGCAATTGGAGCTAACTGCTATGCAGCAAGAGTGGACCTTAGTTGCAGCTTCTCTGAAATTATTGAATGGAATGTACAAAGGATTAACAGCTTCCATCAAGGGGTAG
- a CDS encoding CT620/CT621 family type III secretion system effector, with the protein MAIEPSYIYYNKRITESLLGNPVNLSANLSREAILFHQLNEKAVNLKSALGLLENTVNFQKQPEPIYKNSETFSLANDLRESLSQASKYGQHTDNSLGMKDVSTVIFSQGTGKDLAYVDTDIIDKPNKISAAVFIKGLEKAFQFWTLDPNKGGVAPTGSKERLIVEKYQHDLKTLELGWTSIGNNTTGTSEADSRWYESLYKIPGDFVASVESLQKGIHEAITEIINLEDKKPTAEEIESLQTRLTTLGAPGEINEELVALIGRKVTVELLKPIKEQMIDFGKQEYPNVNKISVFWQDLMGVYQDMLAATYPGVEKISEQISENVEYIDKSRECIEKITNFVTSLKDFLTVAWTQPGSEDSFYGNARYGSLVDNYMLMGGLLRLLSDGLTDDKNSNWPKEIQTALKEFFNSVGTESKFFIARQNNTKIAWSKFMGALFAYQACVRGASLPNSYHSEEIKNESTYWQNHDDNKFAEVISEELKRLKQAYDSTIGNNANSNAFVSYACFGVRIFTSSNSSRIDRVNPRFLQQLMDLVKNDTTINWGGFQDVKDAGDQAIQKINEAIKKKEEENKTLLEKKNKLDPSQMNYALSMSKYQKAFIDTSPLQTSYVSLLLDKYFPEQNHILKLIGGQMVFSNRAARELNKIVQDITMFQASDVYYSLSLYLRQMNLRAIDNAKGKAEAVKNKELERTQADLTRCMYLDQKIDKIIEEVKQIKKEEDPDPVKRKEFLYKLYQYKNQVASLRQNLCNLKVFLQGMTFENPSAPDSTDKAFQVSIYGEPSETWLRQLAILESFVVEGGNKGEVPGGEQQFLKSVEAEEQNYTTFNQNQQLALQMETSAIQQEWTIVTTGLGLLNQIFSKIIRRIKS; encoded by the coding sequence ATGGCTATTGAGCCTAGTTATATTTATTATAATAAAAGAATCACAGAATCTCTATTAGGGAATCCTGTTAACTTAAGTGCTAATTTATCCAGAGAAGCTATTCTTTTTCATCAGCTTAATGAAAAAGCTGTTAATCTCAAAAGTGCTTTAGGATTGTTGGAGAATACTGTAAATTTTCAAAAACAACCTGAGCCAATATACAAAAATTCAGAAACTTTCTCCTTAGCAAACGATCTCAGGGAATCTTTATCACAAGCTAGTAAGTATGGTCAGCATACCGATAATTCTCTGGGGATGAAGGATGTTAGTACTGTAATTTTCTCTCAGGGTACTGGAAAAGATCTTGCTTATGTCGACACCGATATTATTGACAAACCGAATAAAATTTCTGCAGCAGTTTTTATTAAAGGCTTAGAGAAGGCTTTTCAGTTTTGGACACTGGATCCAAATAAAGGAGGGGTAGCACCTACCGGATCTAAAGAAAGGCTAATAGTAGAAAAATATCAACATGATTTAAAAACGCTTGAACTTGGGTGGACTTCTATTGGGAATAATACAACAGGGACGTCGGAGGCTGATTCGAGATGGTACGAAAGTTTATACAAAATTCCTGGAGATTTCGTCGCTTCTGTAGAATCTTTACAGAAAGGAATTCATGAAGCGATTACTGAAATCATAAATCTCGAAGACAAAAAGCCCACGGCTGAGGAAATAGAATCTTTGCAAACTAGATTAACAACGTTAGGAGCTCCAGGGGAGATAAACGAAGAGTTGGTAGCGCTTATAGGAAGGAAGGTTACCGTAGAACTTTTAAAACCTATCAAAGAGCAAATGATTGATTTTGGGAAACAGGAATACCCCAACGTCAACAAAATTAGTGTTTTTTGGCAAGATCTTATGGGTGTTTACCAAGATATGTTGGCAGCCACCTATCCTGGGGTGGAGAAAATTTCAGAGCAGATTTCTGAGAACGTAGAATATATTGATAAATCTAGAGAGTGCATTGAAAAAATTACTAATTTTGTGACTTCCTTAAAAGATTTTTTAACAGTAGCGTGGACCCAGCCTGGCAGTGAAGATAGTTTTTATGGAAATGCTAGATATGGAAGTCTTGTCGATAATTATATGTTAATGGGGGGATTATTAAGACTGCTTTCTGATGGTTTAACAGATGATAAAAATTCGAATTGGCCAAAAGAAATACAAACGGCTTTAAAAGAATTTTTCAATTCTGTGGGAACTGAAAGTAAATTTTTCATAGCTAGGCAAAACAATACCAAAATAGCCTGGTCTAAATTTATGGGGGCCTTGTTCGCTTACCAAGCGTGCGTACGTGGCGCTAGTTTACCTAACTCCTATCATTCAGAAGAAATTAAGAACGAATCAACGTATTGGCAAAACCACGATGATAATAAGTTCGCTGAGGTTATTAGTGAGGAACTAAAAAGACTAAAACAGGCTTATGATTCTACTATAGGAAATAATGCCAATAGTAATGCTTTCGTTTCTTATGCTTGTTTCGGAGTGAGAATTTTTACTTCTTCCAATTCTTCTCGGATAGATCGAGTAAACCCTCGGTTCCTCCAGCAATTAATGGACTTAGTCAAGAATGATACAACCATTAATTGGGGAGGGTTCCAGGATGTCAAGGATGCAGGGGACCAAGCTATTCAAAAAATAAATGAGGCCATCAAGAAAAAAGAAGAAGAAAACAAAACTCTTTTGGAAAAGAAAAACAAACTAGACCCTTCGCAAATGAATTATGCTTTATCCATGTCGAAGTACCAAAAGGCATTCATCGACACTTCTCCATTGCAGACCTCTTATGTCAGTCTCTTGTTAGACAAGTATTTCCCTGAGCAGAACCATATTTTGAAATTAATTGGCGGACAGATGGTCTTTTCTAATAGAGCTGCTAGGGAACTGAATAAAATAGTGCAAGATATTACGATGTTTCAAGCATCAGATGTTTACTATTCCCTATCTTTATATCTGCGTCAAATGAACCTGCGAGCAATAGACAACGCTAAAGGAAAAGCTGAAGCTGTGAAAAACAAAGAGCTAGAGCGCACACAGGCAGACCTAACAAGGTGCATGTATCTCGACCAGAAGATAGATAAAATAATAGAGGAAGTAAAACAGATAAAGAAGGAAGAAGATCCTGACCCAGTTAAGAGAAAGGAATTTCTTTATAAGTTGTATCAATACAAGAATCAAGTAGCATCGTTGCGTCAAAATCTTTGTAACTTGAAGGTGTTTTTGCAAGGAATGACTTTTGAAAATCCTTCGGCACCAGATTCCACGGATAAGGCTTTTCAGGTTTCTATATATGGAGAACCCTCAGAGACGTGGCTAAGGCAACTAGCTATCTTAGAGAGCTTTGTTGTTGAGGGAGGAAACAAAGGAGAAGTTCCTGGAGGAGAACAACAGTTTCTGAAAAGTGTCGAGGCTGAAGAACAAAACTACACAACCTTTAACCAGAACCAACAGCTGGCTCTACAGATGGAAACATCTGCTATTCAGCAGGAATGGACTATTGTGACAACTGGTCTGGGATTATTGAATCAAATATTTTCCAAAATCATCCGACGAATTAAATCATAA
- a CDS encoding UTP--glucose-1-phosphate uridylyltransferase — protein MLAKQYITMTHLYRKLENISQNHLLEQINKSEDLTLFHHQLESLDIAFFRQQRELLSQTPSLTKFSPLETFSFSGKNPNLQKIGNDLLRKKRVGCVVLAGGQGSRLKCNGPKGLFPISAVKNKTLFQMIAEKVLAASHLSQQRLPLAFMTSPLNNAQTLSYFDSHEYFGLSPHQVSFFQQKLWPLLDLEGNLFLETSNSMAFGPNGNGCFARMMLESGLWDQWKNEGIEMVSVIPIDNPLALPFDPELFGYHFSEKNDVTIKTVLRNHPTEDIGVLATDIATNRTTVIEYSEIPNQERFAKDREGRLKYPLGNIGLYCLSMDFIKTVSSLPLPIHRACKHTKKFSQGRTIDGQAWKFEEFIFDLFHYGNRCSTLVYPRDVCFAPLKNLEGNHSPETVRQALNTRERQLYRDATGKEVTPNTTFELEASFYYASQSGFTQWQSKAFFKESFIEAT, from the coding sequence ATTCTTGCTAAACAGTACATTACAATGACCCATTTGTATAGAAAGCTAGAAAATATTTCACAGAACCATCTTTTGGAGCAGATCAATAAATCAGAGGATTTAACTCTTTTTCATCACCAACTCGAGTCTTTAGATATAGCTTTTTTTCGACAGCAACGAGAGTTACTTTCTCAAACTCCTTCGTTAACAAAGTTCTCCCCTTTAGAAACTTTTTCTTTTTCAGGAAAAAATCCCAATCTTCAAAAGATTGGCAACGATTTGCTTAGGAAAAAACGAGTAGGTTGTGTTGTGCTAGCCGGTGGACAAGGGTCTAGACTGAAATGTAATGGGCCCAAGGGACTTTTCCCTATCTCCGCGGTAAAAAACAAAACCTTATTCCAAATGATAGCAGAAAAAGTCTTGGCAGCAAGTCACCTTTCCCAACAAAGGCTGCCCTTAGCCTTCATGACCTCTCCTCTCAATAATGCACAGACACTCTCTTACTTTGATTCTCATGAATACTTTGGCTTATCTCCTCACCAAGTGTCTTTTTTCCAACAAAAACTGTGGCCTTTACTAGATCTAGAAGGTAATTTATTCTTGGAGACAAGCAACAGTATGGCTTTTGGCCCCAATGGGAACGGTTGTTTTGCCCGAATGATGCTTGAGTCTGGTCTCTGGGATCAGTGGAAAAATGAAGGCATCGAAATGGTTAGTGTCATTCCCATTGACAATCCACTGGCACTTCCCTTTGACCCTGAGCTATTTGGGTATCATTTTTCGGAAAAAAACGACGTCACTATAAAAACTGTACTAAGAAACCATCCTACAGAGGATATAGGTGTGCTAGCAACGGATATTGCCACCAATAGAACCACAGTTATCGAATACTCCGAAATTCCTAATCAAGAACGCTTTGCTAAAGATCGTGAAGGCCGATTAAAATACCCCTTAGGTAATATCGGCTTATACTGTTTGTCTATGGATTTCATTAAAACAGTGTCATCCTTGCCTTTGCCTATCCATAGAGCCTGTAAGCATACAAAAAAATTTTCCCAGGGGCGTACCATTGATGGGCAAGCATGGAAGTTCGAAGAATTCATCTTTGACCTCTTCCACTACGGAAACCGTTGTTCAACCTTAGTGTATCCAAGAGATGTATGTTTCGCTCCCTTGAAAAATTTGGAGGGAAATCATAGTCCAGAAACTGTACGCCAGGCTTTGAATACTAGAGAGCGCCAACTATATCGCGATGCTACAGGTAAAGAGGTGACACCAAATACAACATTTGAATTGGAAGCCAGTTTTTATTATGCTTCTCAGTCTGGTTTTACGCAGTGGCAAAGTAAAGCTTTTTTCAAAGAATCTTTTATTGAGGCTACATGA
- a CDS encoding NifU family protein, which produces MLPSIPSLFPGFLPSIFSRKILKKICSPFCSGVFSPQDAETKNARLIVGKQGHRLMGNVVVLYWLVDNETGVILDAKFQIFGHALLVAVAEASCELVTSKLYTESYKVGVNTIEEHLRDSPDKTSIPKEYQPLIHFVIDAMDSASEQCSDIAVPGFTYSTPDFLDQEDANPLSDEEWATTSKENRLQILKDVVEQRIMPYLAIDGGSLSVEDIVGDEVLVAYSGNCSGCFSAVGTTLNSILHLLQAHVHPSITVKVKEDSLFFSPKDSQLH; this is translated from the coding sequence ATGCTTCCCTCCATTCCTTCTTTGTTTCCCGGTTTCTTGCCAAGTATTTTTAGTCGCAAAATATTAAAAAAGATTTGCTCTCCTTTTTGTTCGGGAGTCTTTTCTCCCCAAGATGCAGAAACAAAAAATGCTCGCTTAATTGTTGGCAAGCAAGGACATCGACTCATGGGCAATGTCGTTGTGTTGTACTGGCTTGTGGACAATGAAACGGGAGTAATTTTGGATGCTAAGTTTCAGATCTTTGGCCACGCCTTACTCGTAGCTGTTGCTGAAGCATCCTGCGAACTCGTCACATCTAAACTCTATACAGAATCCTACAAAGTAGGCGTGAATACCATAGAGGAACACCTTAGAGATTCCCCAGACAAAACCTCTATACCCAAAGAATACCAACCTCTCATTCACTTCGTTATAGATGCCATGGATTCTGCTTCAGAACAATGTTCTGACATTGCCGTACCTGGATTTACTTATAGCACCCCAGACTTCCTTGATCAAGAAGATGCTAACCCACTGTCAGATGAGGAATGGGCTACAACATCTAAAGAAAACCGACTTCAAATTCTCAAAGACGTCGTTGAACAACGCATTATGCCTTATCTTGCTATAGACGGGGGCAGTTTATCAGTCGAAGATATTGTGGGAGACGAGGTGCTCGTCGCCTATTCCGGCAATTGCTCTGGATGCTTTTCTGCCGTGGGGACAACCTTGAATTCCATCCTACACCTTCTCCAAGCTCATGTACACCCTTCAATAACGGTGAAAGTTAAAGAAGACTCTTTGTTCTTCTCTCCAAAAGATTCCCAATTACATTAG
- a CDS encoding FliH/SctL family protein — translation MNVCQQENKFSLIPETSQKLLPSVQTPSEEDVSSKTRGHAKADELLALTKLLGKLTTHMIDSTNSLVEKLKPELIKLSILVCEKFLRRKLEKPEELQLLLTSILNNFSSKSKNSPVIISLSPKDYSLISKWIETRGHLKELQGITFSSDPSIPEQACKISMGSLLLYQNLSEELDNLLTLLNS, via the coding sequence ATGAATGTTTGCCAACAGGAGAACAAATTCTCTTTAATCCCCGAGACTTCACAGAAACTTCTACCATCCGTCCAAACTCCTTCTGAAGAAGATGTTTCTTCCAAAACTAGAGGGCATGCAAAAGCAGACGAGTTACTGGCTTTAACGAAATTGTTAGGGAAACTAACGACTCATATGATTGATTCCACAAATTCGTTGGTGGAAAAACTAAAACCTGAATTAATCAAACTATCTATCCTAGTTTGCGAAAAATTTTTGAGACGAAAATTAGAAAAACCCGAAGAATTACAACTCTTACTAACATCTATTCTGAACAATTTCTCTTCGAAAAGCAAAAACTCCCCAGTTATTATTTCATTGTCCCCTAAAGATTATTCTTTGATTTCTAAGTGGATAGAAACTCGAGGCCACCTAAAAGAGCTACAAGGCATTACTTTTTCTTCAGACCCTAGCATTCCCGAACAAGCATGCAAGATTAGTATGGGTTCCCTTTTGTTGTATCAAAATCTCTCCGAAGAACTAGATAATTTGTTAACTCTATTAAATTCATGA
- a CDS encoding NAD(P)H-dependent glycerol-3-phosphate dehydrogenase has product MTQRIAYLGMGIWGYCLTVLLSKKGFQVTGWSRNPSLVEHLNTQRSHPKAPNVLVPDSVKFTTNLEEALHEADMIIEGVTSAGIRSLAKKIQAIKQLDVPFVITSKGIEQNTGLFLSEILLEEFGEKARPYIGYLSGPSIASEVLQGCPCSVVVSAYSTDTLTKIHSAFSTPKFRVYPNSDIKGVALGGALKNVIAIACGISDGFRFGDNAKSGLITRGLHEIRKCAALLGCRSDTINGLAGLGDLCVTCFSSFSRNYQFGKLIAEGIPIEKAKQQIGMVVEGSYTAVSAHQIAEHHRISMPITSGIYHVLYEGLDPAEGVALLMQRDTKEEYL; this is encoded by the coding sequence ATGACACAAAGAATAGCTTATCTCGGAATGGGCATCTGGGGATACTGCCTCACCGTACTGCTTTCTAAGAAAGGGTTTCAAGTAACAGGATGGTCTCGGAATCCTAGCCTTGTTGAGCATTTGAATACTCAGCGCTCGCATCCTAAAGCCCCCAACGTTCTAGTCCCTGATTCTGTCAAGTTCACCACGAATCTCGAAGAAGCTCTCCACGAAGCAGATATGATCATTGAGGGAGTGACTTCTGCTGGTATTCGCTCTCTGGCAAAAAAGATTCAAGCCATTAAGCAACTAGATGTCCCTTTTGTGATCACTTCCAAAGGAATAGAACAAAATACGGGATTATTCTTAAGTGAAATCCTGCTCGAAGAATTTGGAGAAAAAGCTCGTCCCTACATAGGGTATTTGAGCGGACCATCTATAGCCTCTGAAGTACTACAAGGGTGTCCGTGTTCCGTCGTTGTGAGCGCCTACTCCACGGACACGTTGACTAAAATACACTCTGCTTTTTCTACACCAAAATTCCGCGTCTACCCCAATTCCGACATTAAAGGTGTCGCTCTCGGAGGCGCTCTGAAAAATGTAATTGCTATCGCTTGTGGCATTTCTGATGGTTTTCGTTTCGGAGATAATGCCAAATCAGGTCTAATTACCAGAGGCCTCCATGAAATTCGTAAGTGTGCAGCTCTTCTCGGCTGTCGATCAGACACCATTAATGGATTGGCTGGGCTAGGAGATTTATGTGTTACCTGCTTTTCCAGTTTCAGTAGAAACTATCAATTCGGAAAATTAATCGCTGAAGGTATTCCTATAGAAAAGGCCAAACAACAAATTGGTATGGTCGTGGAGGGTTCTTACACTGCAGTGTCCGCTCACCAAATTGCTGAGCATCACCGCATTTCCATGCCTATCACGTCCGGTATTTATCATGTCCTATACGAAGGACTCGATCCTGCCGAGGGTGTAGCCCTGTTAATGCAGAGAGATACCAAAGAAGAATATTTATAA